TACAAGTTATTTCCAAAGTCATTGACGCCAATGAAGGCGATGCGCACTGTGCGACCTGCAAAGGCACTAAGGTCAATCCACTCTGTGCGCCACTCTGTTGCAGTAGGCACAAATGAAGATGTAGTCGAGGGTCGTGTGGCTAAGTCGTTTCCACCCTTGTAGTAAATTACATTTGGGTATGTCCGCCCGCCGTCCGTAGAGACACGAATTTCTAGCGTATCAGCGTAGCCAGGATAGACAGCATATGCGACATCGAAGCGCAGGAATGCACCAGACGGCACAGTGAAAGGTGTGCTAATGAGTGCGTCAAACTGCCCCCTTGCTGAGTAAGTGTAGAAGTTGATAAAAGCAGAGCCAGGGTTAGTGCGTCCAGTGGCGTTGCGTGTCCATGTGATGCTATTGTCAGGGTTAAAAATCTCCCAACCAGTGGGCGGGAACTCCGTTGGCACGAAGTCCACATTAGCCAAGCCAACAGGCGGTGGAACTACATTGAAGGGGGCGCTGGTGACACTCGGCAAGCCAGTTGCGGTGGCACGAAGACGCACACCATTTTCCACACGGTTATAAATCAAGCCAGAAATCGTGCCTGTTCGCTGACCCACAGGAATCGTAACCGTGCGGTTGCCACTCACTGTGCCCGTTCCAGCCGCAGGTCTGGTGTCGATAGTAACGGTAACAGGTGTAGTAGCGGCTTGCGGAACGCCAAACGCATCCCTTAGTTCTACGGTTGCGCTGAAGCCAACATTTGCAATCGGTGATGCAGGCGTGATGTTAGTAATAGCAAACTGCGTAACTGGGCGGCGCGGAACAAAGCGGTAGGTGATTCCGGCAGTGGGTAGAACATTGTTGCGATGATTGAAAGTCGAAAGTGAGCCTGTGCCACGACGGAAAGTAGGACCGGTCCATGCGACTGCAGAAGTTTTTCGTGCAATCGTGGTTTGCAAAACTGAGGCATCCAAATGCTTAATACCTACTCCAAAAGCCTTAAACAATGCTGGGTTTGAAGACGGGCTGAAAGTTCCATACACGAACTCAATGATGCCATTTTCATACAGCCGAATCTGAAAATTCATATTGTTATACTGCTCTGGGTGATTCTGGTTAAGCAACGTCGAAAACTTCGCTTTATCGCGCACGTTTTTGAACTGAATGATACAGACACGATTGGGAGCTGTACCAACAGTATGCACGCGATACTCTGCTGGCAGAGTTCCGCCTTCCAAGTCGTGGTTCATCACGGAGAGAATGTTGATGTCAGCAGGATGTGTGCTAGTCAAGGCCCCACCGTTCCCATCTTCATCAGCTGGATCCGTAATGAAAAGATTGGCGCGAGAGGGTGGGGCATTACCCAGTTTAATGAAGCCATTAGTGTTCAAAACAAACTGCGTGAACGTTGTACCATTGAAGTTGAAGGGAAAGCCAATGTTCTGTGGAGCTGAATTGGCGTCATCATTGTTCGCAACGGAGATAGCGTCTCCACTGCTTCCTAAGTCTGAGTATGTGCCTTGAATGATTTGCACGTCCTCGGGTGTGTAGAGCAAAACAGAGCGTACCAGTGCAAAGGGACGACCAATTTCGGTGACGACGCCAGCACGAATGCGAATCGCATAGTCATTACCATCTGGCAAAGAAGTTGGAGGCGTAAAGGTAAAGCTGCGCGTAGAAGCAGGCAGATTGCTTGCGATCTCAAGCACAGCTGAGCGACCACGCAGCAAGTCAATACTGATTGGGACATCTAAATTACCAACGACAGACCAGCGAATTGTAGTCGGTTGACCTTTCAGGACGGCAGTAGCAGGCTCAGTAATGTTGATAAGAAAGCCAAGCGCTGCTAAGATTGCCTTGCGCGCATTCACTCTGCCATAACCCATCTCTATGTTCCAAGTGCCAAAAGGACGGTCAGGCAGGCTCGCATAGCTATAGAAGCCAGCTTTGTCTGTCGTGGATTGCAGAATCGCTTCCAGTTGCTCCACGCGAAGTGATGGACGCACTGAGGCAATCATTCCCACAACGCTTGCCGCAATAGGGCAAGAAGCAGAAGTGCCGCCAAAGAAGGTCACATCGCCCGTGCTATAGCCAGCAGTGCCTTGGCGGTCAATCGTTAAAATCCCTGTGGCGATGCCACTAAAGTCGCCGGGCGCAACGATGTCCAAGTCAGTGCCAAACTGCGAATAAGAAGCGCGGGTGTCAGTGTGCGTCGAAGAGCCGACTGCAATCATATTGGCTGCACGAGCGGGATATCCAACGGTGCTTGTGCCGCCGTTCCCTGCTGAAAAGAGCACGACTGCCCCCAAGCGACCCCGAGACTGTGAGCGTACTGCATTGAAACTGGCTTCTTGCGCAGCACTGGGTACGCCACCGCCCCAGCTGTTAGAAAGCGCAACTACACCGGGCGTGTTAATCACCCGTGTGGCCATACGGGTAATGTCCAGTTGCGTAAAGTTGAACGAACCGCCAGTCGGTGCAGTTGAAGCAATGTCAATAAGCAGCAATCGCACATTTGGTGCACCGCTGGCAACCAAAAATCCGTTATCCGTTCGAGCGCCGATAATACCAGCGCACGGCGTGCCGTGATTGGAGTCGGCATTTCTAGGCAGAGCAGGGTTGGCTTCATCAAAGGTGCGGTATGAATCTACGATTTTGCCAACCAATTCAGGGTGGTCGAGGTCATAACCCCCTGCATCGGTAATGCCGACGACAATGGTCGAATTTCCAAAGGTCAGAGCCCATGCACCCAACGCATTAATGTCAGCACCTAAGACGCCACCGGTCTGACCCGTGTTATTCAGCCACCACTGCTGTGGAAACAGTGGGTCGCTGACCTGCATCAGGCTGGAGTAGTCAGGGCGAGGTTCAGCTTGCGGCTTTGGGGCTTTTTGGCGAGGGGCATCAGGTTCAGACACATCTGGAATCGTGCGCGTCTCATCGGCAATGCTACGAGCGATGCCAGCCATCGTTTCCTCTCTAAGGTCGGCAGTTGGCAGCACTGCACGGTCACGAGGAGCTGGAACAGCTGAGGGGGATTCATGAATTTCGTAACCAGCTTGGCGCAGCATTTCTTTCTTTATGCGCACACGCTCCTCTGGGCTAAGGTCTTTGCTGCGCTCCAGAAGCATTAACGGGTCAGTCTTGTCAGGTGTCTTTTGCTTTGGAGTTTCTTGATGGAGATACCCACGCATCGTGAAGTTGGGCTCGGCATAGTTAAAGAGCTGGCTTTCTTGCAACAGGTTGGCAATCTCAAACACATTGGCGCTGGGGTCAACTTTTGCATAGAACTGCTCTTGGTCACCAAGTTCGTAGCGTGCAAAGATGGAGACCCCAACTTTGCGTAGCAGAGCTGTTACTGCAGGGTCATCAGGTGTTTTAGGAGAGAAGACAATTTCGTTGGTCACCCATACCGTATCTCCGGAAGCGGCTTGGTAAGCTGGATAGACAGACTCAACATCGGGATTGCGCTTTAGTTCTGCAATCACCTCGTCCATTGTGCGTTGGTTGCGCTGATTGGGCTGCAAGGTATAACGCACAGTATTGTAGGCAGAAATGTCCGTTTCTTTGGGCTCCATCAGCACGGAGGCTAGCCGACGTGAAAGCTGTCCAACTCTCGCCTTCTGACTGGCTGGAACGGATTCACGATATTTTACCATCACCTCAGAGGTCAGGGGCGAGAGATACATTTTCTGCCCTTTGTAGTAGTAAAATGGATTCTCTTGGGCTTGGGCGAGAAGGGCAAAGAAAAACAGTGGCAGCAGTAAGACGTAATTTTTCCTGCAGTGCTTCATAGTAATGGTTGGGTTATTTGTGATTCAAAAAAGCCCTCCTTAGAGAAGGTTGTTTTGTTGATAGGAAAATATAGCAATTTCTCTCAAAAGTATATTATGCCAAATTAGGCATAGCTAAAACCTAAGAGTAGTGGCAAGGCGTAATAGCCGCAGCCCATCTTCTCTGAAGAGAGGAGAGACAAGCTGGCCCTCAGTCAGAATCGGGAGCAGAGTGCAGCAGTTGGGGGGTGTCATCAGAGGATAAACTTGTGGGTAGTATGTTCTTCTCATTGAAGGGTCAAGTAGCCGTGCAGATGAGAAACTAAGGGGAGCGCCCTTGCTTGGCATGGCAGCACTGCAGCGTTGTATCCCAGTTGCGCTCACACCTTTCTTTGTGGCTTAGGTAGAGCTTTTTATATTTGAGGCGCTTTGAACTTAACTAACAAGCGATGCGTCGCTGGTCAGTGGGCAATAGGAGTGGGGACAGTGAGCAGCCAGCGGCAGGTAAAGCATCGCGCTGATTGCTATGGACGCAAGCAGTAATCGTGCTTCAAACGAGCCCGAGCCAACTTTGAATCACGCTGTGCCGCCGCAGCCAGCGGTTTCATCACCAGCAACCGATGGTCAAGTCAAAGTGGTCGTTGTAACATCGGTAATGCTGTCATTTATCTCTTTTTGGCGTGCGGCAGCGATTGTATTAGGTGATTTAGCCTCTACGGCGTATTACATCGGAGGCATCACTGAGCGGGCAATTGGCGAAGCCGCCCCGTATTTCATCTTTGGCGTGATGCTGTTTGCCTTTGCGGTGCGCCTCGTCTACATTGAGTCGTGCTCCATTTTCACGCGCGGCGGAGTGTATCGGGTGGTGCGTAATGTGCTGGGCGAGGGTTTTGCGAAGGTGGCTGTCTCCGCCCTAATGTTTGACTATGTCCTTACAGGTCCAATCAGCTCAGTATCCGCAGGACAATACCTCTCTGGTTTGATAAATAGCTTCCTTCCGAAACTGGGGATTCATGCCGCAATTGATGTGCATTTTTCCTCACAAGCATTTGCGATTGCAATCATTACATACTTCTGGTGGGTGAACACCAAAGGGATTACGGAATCATCGACCGCTGCACTGCGCATTATTCAAATCACAGGGGTAATGATTATAGTGATGCTGGTGTGGTGTGGCTACACGCTCTATGTGCGAGGCGTAGAGTGGCCGCGGTTTCTCATTTCCTTCAATGAAGAGTCGCTAGGATTTCTGACCCACACGAAGCTGGGTGAGCAGTTACTTTCTGGCAAGACATTGGGGCTGATTGGCATTGTGATTGCATTAGGGCACTCTATGCTGGCAATGTCAGGTGAGGAGTCTTTGGCGCAGGTCTATCGCGAAATCGCAGCGCCAAAACTCTCAAACCTCAAGCGAGCAGCCGTTGCAATCTTAATTTTTAGTGTAACCTTTACGGGTGTGTTCTCTTTCCTTGCCGTGATGATTATCCCTGACGAGGTGCGTGTGACACAGTATGCAGATAATTTGCTCTCAGGCTTGGCGATGCATGTAGAAGCGCCCGAATCGGTGCGACTGGGCTTGCAAGCATTTGTGGTGCTGGTTGGCTTTTTGATTCTCTCAAGCGCAGTGAATACGTCATTTGTCGGTGCAAATGGCGTGCTGAATCGTGTCGCAGAGGACGGCATTTTAGCAGACTGGTTTCGCAAGCCGCACCCTGTCTATGGCACCAGCTACCGAATGATCAATATGATTGCGCTATTTCAACTAACGACGGTGGTGCTGAGTCGTGGCGATGTCTATGTGTTAGGGGAAGCCTACGCATTTGGCGTAATCTGGAGTTTTGTCTTCAATGCATTTTCAATGCTGGCGCTGCGTTTCAAAGACCGGCGCCCAAGAGAGTTTAAGGTGCCGCTCAACATCAAAATTGGCGATGTGGAATTTCCTGTGGGGATTCTACTGGTGCTACTAGTGCTGCTTACGGTAGCAGTGGCGAATCTATTTACGAAGTCGGTAGCAACGGTGTCGGGCGTGCTCTTTACGATTTTCTTTCTCATCTTGTTCAGTGTCTCAGAGCGACTGAATCGACAAGCAAAATTGCGTCGCTTAAAGCAGCAGAGAGAGCTCTCAGCGGAAGACTTAGAGACGCTGGAAAAGTTCAATCAAGAAAATGGCTGGTCTATTACGCCAGAATCAATTGGCTCAGAGAAACCGCGTCGGGTACTGGTCGCAGTAAAGCGATACACCAATTTGGAGCACTTGGATAAGTGCCTGGAAGTAACGGACACAGACACAACGGACATTATCGTGATGACTGTGCGTGTGATGCAAAAGGGCAGCATCGCTTCGTTCAACACGGAGATGACAAGCGAGGAACGCAAACTTTTTACCGAAGTCGTCAACCTTGCCGAAGAATACGGCAAGCCGGTGATTCCTATCATTGTGCCCGGCTACAATGCCTTTTTCAGCATTGTGCGTACGGCTAAAGAGTTGGGTGCAAGTGAAGTCTATCTAGGTGAATCGCAGCGATTTAGTATGGAGACGGAGCTGGAAGAATTAGCCATGATTTGGGGCTACGAGCGACCTGATGAACAGCACAAAATTATGTTTCGCGTCTTCGA
The sequence above is a segment of the Chloroherpetonaceae bacterium genome. Coding sequences within it:
- a CDS encoding S8 family serine peptidase — protein: MKHCRKNYVLLLPLFFFALLAQAQENPFYYYKGQKMYLSPLTSEVMVKYRESVPASQKARVGQLSRRLASVLMEPKETDISAYNTVRYTLQPNQRNQRTMDEVIAELKRNPDVESVYPAYQAASGDTVWVTNEIVFSPKTPDDPAVTALLRKVGVSIFARYELGDQEQFYAKVDPSANVFEIANLLQESQLFNYAEPNFTMRGYLHQETPKQKTPDKTDPLMLLERSKDLSPEERVRIKKEMLRQAGYEIHESPSAVPAPRDRAVLPTADLREETMAGIARSIADETRTIPDVSEPDAPRQKAPKPQAEPRPDYSSLMQVSDPLFPQQWWLNNTGQTGGVLGADINALGAWALTFGNSTIVVGITDAGGYDLDHPELVGKIVDSYRTFDEANPALPRNADSNHGTPCAGIIGARTDNGFLVASGAPNVRLLLIDIASTAPTGGSFNFTQLDITRMATRVINTPGVVALSNSWGGGVPSAAQEASFNAVRSQSRGRLGAVVLFSAGNGGTSTVGYPARAANMIAVGSSTHTDTRASYSQFGTDLDIVAPGDFSGIATGILTIDRQGTAGYSTGDVTFFGGTSASCPIAASVVGMIASVRPSLRVEQLEAILQSTTDKAGFYSYASLPDRPFGTWNIEMGYGRVNARKAILAALGFLINITEPATAVLKGQPTTIRWSVVGNLDVPISIDLLRGRSAVLEIASNLPASTRSFTFTPPTSLPDGNDYAIRIRAGVVTEIGRPFALVRSVLLYTPEDVQIIQGTYSDLGSSGDAISVANNDDANSAPQNIGFPFNFNGTTFTQFVLNTNGFIKLGNAPPSRANLFITDPADEDGNGGALTSTHPADINILSVMNHDLEGGTLPAEYRVHTVGTAPNRVCIIQFKNVRDKAKFSTLLNQNHPEQYNNMNFQIRLYENGIIEFVYGTFSPSSNPALFKAFGVGIKHLDASVLQTTIARKTSAVAWTGPTFRRGTGSLSTFNHRNNVLPTAGITYRFVPRRPVTQFAITNITPASPIANVGFSATVELRDAFGVPQAATTPVTVTIDTRPAAGTGTVSGNRTVTIPVGQRTGTISGLIYNRVENGVRLRATATGLPSVTSAPFNVVPPPVGLANVDFVPTEFPPTGWEIFNPDNSITWTRNATGRTNPGSAFINFYTYSARGQFDALISTPFTVPSGAFLRFDVAYAVYPGYADTLEIRVSTDGGRTYPNVIYYKGGNDLATRPSTTSSFVPTATEWRTEWIDLSAFAGRTVRIAFIGVNDFGNNLYLDNIATAVPAPPTQLAFVAVPTAPIPVGAPFSVSVELRDNTGSATISNTPVAVTLSRATGTGTFGGTLTGTIPAGQTQVTISGITYNQVGSASLLASASGLASATSPTLSFVGTVSSVYTRSSASTTYTPITTTPISFSNPDDGVVTVALPFSFNYLGTSYTSLNICTNGFVNFGTASTSYFNENLFTTSAPFNVLAPWWDDLLVDASPTSAVRTAVSGTAPNRVVIIQFENVRDYYNAPPATALRLNFQIRLYETSNVIEFIYGPTNGQPANSSSSASIGIKGPVGGPGDFMDGVTGSTTTGVSNRSSAAFPTSGTIYRFTSSIIGTVATARVVPAVNHAAPSTMVFDGTNLTIRANVLAAAPITVEYIQAAPSGGALPSGIVVLSQYYWRVLNGGATIQNATVSVPLSALQGVLNSASIRWLGRTTPNGDWQDLGGTVINGHFVSTVPVNDFFELAIGSRDFANALPVELASFTAVPDARGVKLEWTTASEKNNAGFEVERLLKRAGQDAAVWEKIGFVKGKGTTTEAQSYSFVDRTASGTVQYRLRQIDFDGTFEYSPIVEVDAGLPRTFELAQNYPNPFNPSTAISYQLPTATNVVLKVYDMLGREVATLVNARQEAGRYQVTFNATNLASGIYFYRLQAGSFVETKKMMLVK
- a CDS encoding APC family permease, coding for MDASSNRASNEPEPTLNHAVPPQPAVSSPATDGQVKVVVVTSVMLSFISFWRAAAIVLGDLASTAYYIGGITERAIGEAAPYFIFGVMLFAFAVRLVYIESCSIFTRGGVYRVVRNVLGEGFAKVAVSALMFDYVLTGPISSVSAGQYLSGLINSFLPKLGIHAAIDVHFSSQAFAIAIITYFWWVNTKGITESSTAALRIIQITGVMIIVMLVWCGYTLYVRGVEWPRFLISFNEESLGFLTHTKLGEQLLSGKTLGLIGIVIALGHSMLAMSGEESLAQVYREIAAPKLSNLKRAAVAILIFSVTFTGVFSFLAVMIIPDEVRVTQYADNLLSGLAMHVEAPESVRLGLQAFVVLVGFLILSSAVNTSFVGANGVLNRVAEDGILADWFRKPHPVYGTSYRMINMIALFQLTTVVLSRGDVYVLGEAYAFGVIWSFVFNAFSMLALRFKDRRPREFKVPLNIKIGDVEFPVGILLVLLVLLTVAVANLFTKSVATVSGVLFTIFFLILFSVSERLNRQAKLRRLKQQRELSAEDLETLEKFNQENGWSITPESIGSEKPRRVLVAVKRYTNLEHLDKCLEVTDTDTTDIIVMTVRVMQKGSIASFNTEMTSEERKLFTEVVNLAEEYGKPVIPIIVPGYNAFFSIVRTAKELGASEVYLGESQRFSMETELEELAMIWGYERPDEQHKIMFRVFDSELQKVEAEL